The stretch of DNA AGATGCTCGGTAGAACGCCAGGGAACATCATCGCCATCCGTCCCATGAAAGACGGTGTCATCGCCGACTTCGAGCATACCGAGAAGATGCTCGACCACTTTATCAAGAAGGCCCATAACCGATCCCTTGGAGTGCGCCCGCGGATTGTCATCGGGGTGCCCTCTGAAATCACGCAGGTGGAAAAACGGGCGGTCAGGGACTCGGCCTACCGGGCCAGAGCCTCAAAGGTCTACCTGGTGGAGCAGGCCATGATGGCGGCGTTGGGAGCCGGGCTCCCGGTCACGGAGCCCACCGGCAGCATGGTGGTGGACATTGGCGGCGGCACCACCGACGTGGCCGTAATCTCCATGGCGGGAATCGTCTACAGCCGATCGGTCCGGGTCGCCGGCAACAAGATGGACGAGGACATCGTCCAGTACATCAAGCGGAAATACAACCTTCTGGTGGGGGAGAGGACAGCGGAAGAGATCAAGATCCACATCGGCTCCGCTTTTCCCCTGGAGCAGGAGATTACGATGGAAATCAAGGGGCGTGACCTGGTGGAGGGAATTCCCAAGACCATGGTGATTTCCGACGAAGAGATCCGGGCGGCCCTGTCCGAGACGGTCTCCAATATTATCGAGGCAATACACACGGCGCTAGAGCAGACTCCACCCGAGCTCTCGGCGGACATCGTGGACAAGGGGATCGTGCTCACCGGGGGTGGGTCGCTCCTGAAGAACCTCGACAAGCGGATCCGGGAAGAGACGGGCCTACCCGTTTCCATGGCGGATGATCCCCTGGCGACCGTGGTGCTGGGCACTGGGATGATGCTGAACGACTTCAACCTTCTCCGGAAGATTTCCATCGACTGAAGGCTACCAGTGGAGGGAATCTTAGTATTCGAAGACACTCGGCATCAAGTCTTTTCCAGGAGGACCAGGCCGTGACGCAAAACAAGAAGGCAATACGACAGCAAGGGGAAAAATGATGCGCTGGAAAATGACTTTCGGCAAGAAGAAGACGATGGGCAATAGTTTCGTCCTGCGACCCCCGGCATCGCTCTTCGGAAATGATGAGGAGAAGGAGGAGGAAGAAGAGGAGGACGAGGGCGAGGAAAATGACAAGGACGAGGACGAGGAACACGACGAGGAAGAGGACGACGAGGAGGAGAAAGAAGAAGACGAGGGAAGGAAAGGCTGGTCCGACTGAGTAGATGCGCTATACTCTGGACTCTTTTTGAGCGCCTTATGCATGAAGGAGGTGATTGCTAAATGCCCAAGAAGACGTTGATCATGCGCGGCAAGGTGACGGAGGTGGATGCTGCAGCGAAGACCTCCACGGTCAAGGGAACGATGAAGAGCGGCCAGACCAGAAAGCGCGCCTTCACGGTTGGCGACAAGACGAAGGTGACGATCCGGGGAACAGCGGGTAGTCTCGACGAGCTCAAGTCCGGTGACTCTGTGAGGGTAGCGTATACAAAGACGGGCGAATTGCGGCTCGCACGGGAGTTTGCGGTCGTCGAGGCACACTCCAAGAAGATCTGAGGCAATTCAGCGAAGAGGTTGACTTTTAAGAGGAGGCGCAGCTTTCAGAACGCTGCGCCTTTTTTCTTGCTGGTGGCATCCCCCGATTCGGTGGACGGTCGCTTTGCCTTGTTTCTTGCCTCGGCCGAGGGTCTTGCCCGCTCTGGCGCGACCTGGGCACAACACCGTCGCCTGCGTGAGGAGCGCCGCAAAGGCAGTCTCGTCTATTCCTGAAGGGTCGAAGACCTTGATGTGCCTGACGTATTGGCCGTTGCCTTCGAGCAATCCTTCCGGATCCTTCAGAGAGGATCCATAGAGAAAGCCGAACTGCACATATCCCGGGGCGGAATAGACGTAGGCCACCGGTCCGCTCCTGCCGACCCGGCAGCCGTTTCCCCACTTCACCGATTCGCTCAGCTCGGGCTCGACCCGCTTCACGAATCGCCGGAGCGCGCGAATGATCGGCTGGTTCTTGGGAACCTGGTCCTTCAGGTAAGCATCGAAGCTGGCATAGCCTTCATTTTCCCCATCACGATTCCTCAGCCCGACCCATGCGGGCAACGGCCTTCCATCGCAGCACGATCCACAAAATGAGGCACGTATCGGCGACCAGCGCGAGCGAGATGGGCGGCCACAGTCCCAGTCTGAACGAGAATCCCCACAGGAATCCCAACACCAGAGCGCAGACCGACCCGGCCAGCGCCGCCCAGGGACGACCCAATCGCGCTCGCTTCCCCAGGTAGCCGGCGACCAACCAGGCAATCAACAACGTCATCAGCAGCGGAGGGAAGCCGATGATGATCGACGGCCCCGGGGCGGCAGAGTGCAGGAGCACCGTTTCGACGAGATAGCCACCGGCAGCCAGAAGGCCCATCCAGACCGGATTGCACCGCGCGACCCAGGCGATGGCCCCCGCCAGCGCCCCAAGCCCGATCGCGAGGACCGCGGCCGCAGCAACCATCACGTATCCGGCGGCTCCAATCGGCTCCATGCCACTTATTATGATGGAAAGCGTCGAGTCCGCGCGCCTCAGGCGAGCTGCCGTCAAGAGATGCTTGAACGGCATATTCACCCGGTACCGGTACGATGACTCGGATGGCGCGGAGCGTCTCATGCGACTGACGGAGCCTTCCACTCTTACGAATTTGCTTAAGAAACCTGTTGCAACTTCGTCTTTTCGGTGTATACGCTAGGTACTTCAGCATCCAAGATTTCCTCCATGCTCTCTCTGCGAGAACCGGAGTCTTTGATGCCGTACTCATCGTTCCCAAAAAACAATCCTGAAAGGAGGTGAAGTACTGTGAAAAGCGAGGATTTCCGCGCCAAGTCCGAAGAGCCGCAGCTGGTTTTGGAAGAGCTTGAAGAGAGGATCGCTCCCAGCCAGCCTCCTGGCCTGCTCGGCTACGAAGGTCAGCCGGGTAATCAGGGTGGAGGGCCCGGTGGAGGTGGTAACACCGGCTACGAAGGTCAGCCGGGCAATCAGTCGAATTAGTCCGCGGTTACGGATCCCGGCGGCACTGAGCTCGCGTGCGTCTTGAACAGCGTCGGGATTTCGGGCGGGGCATCGAATGCGGGGATGACCCCGCCCCCTCTATTGTTAAGGCAGGTCCCG from Candidatus Polarisedimenticolia bacterium encodes:
- a CDS encoding rod shape-determining protein, encoding MQWNLRSILSLFSNDLAIDLGTANTLVYVRGKGIVVCEPSIIAVNQKTGKVEAVGKEAKEMLGRTPGNIIAIRPMKDGVIADFEHTEKMLDHFIKKAHNRSLGVRPRIVIGVPSEITQVEKRAVRDSAYRARASKVYLVEQAMMAALGAGLPVTEPTGSMVVDIGGGTTDVAVISMAGIVYSRSVRVAGNKMDEDIVQYIKRKYNLLVGERTAEEIKIHIGSAFPLEQEITMEIKGRDLVEGIPKTMVISDEEIRAALSETVSNIIEAIHTALEQTPPELSADIVDKGIVLTGGGSLLKNLDKRIREETGLPVSMADDPLATVVLGTGMMLNDFNLLRKISID
- a CDS encoding DUF1801 domain-containing protein; translation: MPAWVGLRNRDGENEGYASFDAYLKDQVPKNQPIIRALRRFVKRVEPELSESVKWGNGCRVGRSGPVAYVYSAPGYVQFGFLYGSSLKDPEGLLEGNGQYVRHIKVFDPSGIDETAFAALLTQATVLCPGRARAGKTLGRGKKQGKATVHRIGGCHQQEKRRSVLKAAPPLKSQPLR